A single region of the Lacerta agilis isolate rLacAgi1 chromosome 9, rLacAgi1.pri, whole genome shotgun sequence genome encodes:
- the NWD2 gene encoding NACHT and WD repeat domain-containing protein 2 isoform X1 has translation MWPGGAAGKLPCPRDSALRRAAFSGNLSALPLHLAPSGRSVRVFISANPEDTVAERSALREHVYPKLREFCRENYGLEFQVIDLYWGVEPEEWDTPELQKTRMKLLEDCLKTSAGPCFVGLLGEKYGSIRIPGEVEASEFEMILDAAIEAKLETKILEEWYCRDENSVPPMYYLKPKSGMPKSNPNMMEASSNPVSDSKWQEISEEIKMMIKTAVKMLYEKGKMKHTQAKRYLSSAIEDEFDFALGKQTPAFLKKCVCYIRKIANIERFVKVPEMEKYMDVFHTGGKFLRDPEALEKLIKLRDEFVPTIVASSNLRVYTSVTHCDIKHGYTQEVENHYIEGLGKQFYEDMVDIIQATVQQNFDIETDWLYDEVLQHSSLCRTYSAFYEYRCDARNIMHKYILPRKMGHINPLVIFGGPCTGKTFLLAEVAKKAYAWLKEEMGPESDPVVVIRFLGSTEMSTDLRNLLQSICEQLAINYRCLVQSYPKKIHDLRDLFINLLNESSFHRPLVLIFDALEQLSDTDDARKLWWLPVHLPRSVRIILSTLPNKHGILQKLRCLIHNDDNYIELTPRDRKMCSQVLKQQLLQVKRKVTSGQQIYVNEAFSKCTLPMFVNLTFREVRNWRSHKDVDESSLCVTVHDSIEQMFWSLESSCGPRLLSRALGYITMSKSGLSEMELEDILALDNMVMFELNESIRQHNPLRVPYIYIAKLKEGLTGYLIERQVKNVTLLVWANRHLQLIAQKMYLHNEEDIHEMHTVMAEYFLGVWSGGRRKSLYSEDQYLNGCLDSDSRSMNDDERHIMDQTNFDRQSPDQPWVFQCNPLEPDIFFVNHRKMTELLHHLTRCGKTEDMLYGVIMNFSWLYTMIKIGQFDKALSDVELAYNYSQEKELKFLATTLRAIKYKVMKYPGTLSAELQQRLLPVASSLPKLRQLLLECDKDGPKYCSIVPLHSSMDVTYSPERLPLSSSCTQVTEILPTFNPNTVIVALENGSISTWDVETRQLLRQITTAQSVILGMKLTSDEKYLVVATTKNTLLIYDNLNSCLLSEVEIKGSKHGGVGVGSSFINGFTLSVNHALSWLEASKDVTVIDLLYGWPLYQFHCWYEVTSVQCSPDGMYAFCGQYLNTASIFHLGSGDKLATVTSEFSGGFVKFLLVLDTAQEMVMVDSEGGLSIWNTEDVTNPQLTDDFDCKRGDSEFVSFELAEDQSAILICKALNIELLDTAMWKIVEKFRAKHNERFVSAVLSKNGDCIVASIENTSAIFVWRRDTGQCMASLQEISGNIVRLIKSNHHNMLLSLSTSGVLSVWDIDIITAMSNIDKTGKPIQRLILSARGEVIYTLDGSETIHKWNFGTGFIEAVFKHESIVENCVLTSTGDLMITSDDKCSQYVWHTGSGENLFRINGQKICQLLITHNDQFVVSLCEQNASRVWRLATGHRVCNILVALQNAFITTANTFVVGMTKNKVLAVSLWTGSITKKFCCDDGIAIVDIKLIPDCPDIVVFITSAETVNIWSLTEEVICRRVQLPNTFLKTLEDFEISPNGKLGIISRGDENINVLDLHSGKLRVVHASGIIWRQKLSRDGRYLVYICFRTGEEDDDNGAISILIVMRLADGKNIGACSLYKTPTFLALSQRHLNIIVGFEDGSIGTYTVVDRVDAALKIKIATSNSRQIFSNATQVIRPKCHHYNFKVTADCIWRESTEVFARDSPITVTDPEAGEATPTKKHNYCYDKVCSAIDCRSHGFTPDN, from the exons ATACAGTAGCAGAAAGAAGTGCATTACGAGAACATGTGTATCCTAAACTACGGGAATTCTGCAGGGAAAACTACGGACTTGAATTTCAG GTCATTGACCTATACTGGGGAGTGGAACCAGAAGAATGGGACACACCAGAGTTGCAGAAAACTCGTATGAAGCTCCTAGAAGATTGCTTGAAAACATCTGCAGGTCCATGTTTTGTT GGCCTTTTGGGAGAAAAATATGGAAGCATCCGAATACCAGGAGAAGTGGAAGCATCTGAATTTGAAATGATCCTGGATGCTGCTATCGAGGCAAAGCTGGAAACAAAGATTTTGGAAGAGTGGTATTGCAGAGATGAGAACTCAGTGCCACCGATGTATTACCTCAAACCAAAATCTGGAATGCCGAAGAGCAATCCCAACATG atggAAGCATCTTCGAACCCTGTCAGTGACAGCAAATGGCAGGAGATATCAGAAGAGATTAAGATGATGATTAAGACAGCTGTGAAGATGCTATATGAAAAGGGGAAAATGAAACACACTCAAGCAAAGAGATATCTTTCCTCTG CTATCGAAGATGAATTTGATTTCGCCTTAGGAAAACAAACCCCGGCTTTCCTAAAGAAGTGCGTCTGCTACATTCGGAAGATTGCAAACATAGAACGTTTTGTTAAAGTTCCAGAGATGGAGAAATACATGGACGTGTTTCATACGGGTGGAAAGTTTCTGAGGGACCCGGAAGCGCTGGAGAAACTCATCAAACTCAGGGATGAATTTGTTCCTACCATTGTTGCTTCATCTAATTTGAGAGTCTACACCTCTGTTACTCATTGCGACATCAAACATGGTTACACCCAAGAAGTGGAGAACCACTACATTGAAGGGCTTGGCAAACAGTTCTATGAAGACATGGTGGATATAATCCAGGCAACCGTGCAACAGAATTTTGACATAGAGACCGATTGGCTGTATGATGAAGTGCTTCAACATTCCTCACTATGTAGAACCTACTCTGCATTCTATGAGTACAGATGTGATGCTAGGAATATTATGCACAAATACATTCTACCTAGGAAAATGGGCCACATTAACCCTCTTGTCATATTTGGAGGACCATGCActggaaaaacatttttattagcgGAAGTGGCAAAGAAG GCTTATGCTTGGCTAAAGGAAGAAATGGGACCAGAATCTGACCCTGTGGTAGTTATAAGGTTTCTGGGATCCACAGAGATGAGTACAGATCTGAGGAATCTCCTTCAAAGTATTTGTGAGCAGTTAGCAATTAACTACCGATGCCTCGTACAGAGCTACCCAAAAAAAATCCACGACCTTCGGGACTTGTTTATAAACCTTTTGAATGAGTCTTCATTCCATAGACCTCTGGTTCTGATTTTCGATGCTCTAGAGCAGCTTTCGGATACTGATGATGCTAGAAAGTTATGGTGGCTCCCTGTTCATCTGCCCCGTTCAGTCCGAATTATTTTGTCAACACTGCCGAACAAACATGGAATACTGCAAAAACTGAGGTGCCTTATACACAACGATGATAACTATATTGAATTGACTCCTAGGGACAGGAAAATGTGTAGTCAAGTCCTCAAGCAACAGCTGCTCCAAGTCAAGAGAAAAGTAACATCGGGCCAACAAATTTATGTCAATGAAGCTTTTTCCAAATGCACACTGCCTATGTTTGTAAATCTAACCTTCCGAGAAGTCCGAAACTGGAGATCTCACAAAGATGTTGATGAGTCTTCTCTCTGTGTTACTGTTCATGATAGCATAGAGCAGATGTTCTGGTCTCTAGAGAGCAGCTGTGGGCCAAGGCTTTTGTCACGAGCCCTTGGCTACATCACCATGTCAAAATCTGGTCTGAGTGAAATGGAACTGGAAGACATTTTAGCCCTTGACAACATGGTTATGTTTGAATTAAATGAAAGCATCAGGCAACACAACCCTCTGAGGGTACCTTACATCTACATTGCAAAGCTGAAAGAAGGACTAACAGGATACCTGATAGAAAGGCAAGTAAAAAACGTTACGCTACTAGTGTGGGCAAACAGGCACCTGCAACTTATAGCCCAAAAGATGTATCTTCACAATGAAGAAGACATTCATGAAATGCATACAGTGATGGCAGAGTATTTTCTGGGTGTTTGGTCAGGAGGCAGAAGGAAATCTCTTTACAGTGAAGATCAATATCTGAATGGTTGCCTTGACAGCGACAGCAGGAGCATGAATGATGACGAGAGGCACATCATGGACCAGACAAATTTCGATAGGCAGTCACCTGATCAGCCTTGGGTATTCCAGTGCAACCCTTTGGAGCctgacatattttttgtcaaccACAGGAAAATGACAGAGCTTCTGCACCACCTCACACGATGTGGGAAAACAGAAGACATGTTGTACGGCGTCATTATGAACTTCAGCTGGCTGTACACCATGATCAAAATTGGGCAGTTTGACAAAGCCCTCTCTGACGTGGAGTTGGCCTATAACTACTCACAAGAAAAAGAGCTGAAGTTCCTTGCAACCACTCTCCGTGCTATAAAATACAAAGTGATGAAATACCCAGGCACTCTCTCAGCTGAATTGCAACAGAGGCTTCTCCCGGTTGCTAGCTCCTTGCCGAAACTGAGGCAGCTTCTTCTGGAATGTGACAAAGATGGCCCTAAATATTGCTCCATTGTTCCATTGCATTCCTCTATGGATGTGACCTACAGCCCCGAGAGGTTGCCTTTGTCCTCCAGTTGCACTCAAGTGACAGAAATCCTGCCAACTTTTAATCCAAATACGGTCATTGTGGCTCTAGAGAACGGCTCCATCAGTACCTGGGATGTAGAGACCCGCCAGCTACTGAGGCAAATTACAACAGCTCAGTCAGTCATCTTGGGCATGAAGCTTACAAGTGATGAAAAATACCTTGTGGTGGCCACAACAAAGAACACACTCTTGATTTACGACAACCTAAATTCCTGCCTTCTGTCTGAGGTAGAGATTAAGGGATCCAAACACGGCGGGGTTGGTGTAGGTTCTAGTTTTATAAATGGATTTACATTGTCAGTAAACCATGCGCTTTCTTGGCTGGAAGCTAGCAAAGATGTTACCGTGATCGATCTACTTTATGGATGGCCACTTTATCAGTTCCATTGCTGGTATGAAGTGACTAGTGTCCAGTGTTCCCCAGATGGAATGTATGCCTTCTGCGGACAGTACTTGAATACTGCGTCTATATTCCATTTAGGTAGCGGGGACAAGCTGGCCACAGTGACCTCTGAGTTTTCCGGTGGCTTTGTCAAGTTCCTTCTTGTCCTAGATACAGCTCAAGAAATGGTGATGGTGGACAGTGAAGGCGGTCTTTCGATCTGGAACACTGAGGATGTCACCAACCCCCAACTGACAGATGACTTTGACTGCAAGAGAGGGGACAGCGAATTTGTCAGTTTTGAACTGGCTGAAGATCAAAGCGCAATTTTAATATGTAAGGCCCTCAACATAGAACTTCTTGACACAGCCATGTGGAAAATAGTTGAAAAGTTTAGAGCTAAACATAATGAGCGATTTGTATCAGCTGTGCTGTCCAAAAATGGTGACTGTATTGTTGCTTCTATTGAAAATACCTCTGCCATTTTTGTTTGGAGGAGAGACACGGGGCAGTGCATGGCCAGCTTACAAGAAATCTCAGGAAACATAGTCAGATTAATTAAATCAAACCATCATAACATGCTGCTGTCCTTATCTACCAGTGGTGTCCTTTCTGTATGGGATATAGATATCATAACTGCTATGTCCAACATTGACAAAACAGGCAAGCCAATCCAAAGATTGATATTGTCTGCCCGGGGTGAAGTGATTTATACTCTTGATGGGTCTGAAACTATACATAAGTGGAATTTTGGCACGGGGTTCATTGAAGCTGTATTTAAGCATGAAAGCATTGTTGAAAACTGTGTGCTGACTTCCACTGGTGATTTGATGATTACGTCTGATGATAAATGCAGCCAGTATGTATGGCACACTGGTTCTGGTGAAAATCTGTTCCGTATCAACGGACAAAAGATATGCCAGCTCTTGATAACACACAACGATCAGTTTGTCGTCTCCCTCTGTGAGCAAAATGCATCAAGAGTTTGGAGACTGGCAACAGGCCACAGAGTTTGCAATATTCTTGTAGCCTTACAGAATGCATTTATAACTACCGCTAACACATTTGTAGTTGGAATGACAAAAAATAAAGTCTTGGCAGTGAGTTTGTGGACAGGGAGTATAACCAAGAAGTTCTGTTGCGATGATGGCATTGCCATCGTTGACATTAAACTGATCCCAGATTGCCCTGATATTGTAGTCTTCATAACATCTGCTGAAACTGTAAACATCTGGAGTCTTACCGAAGAAGTAATTTGTAGACGTGTGCAACTGCCCAACACTTTCTTGAAGACTTTGGAAGATTTTGAAATATCACCCAATGGAAAACTGGGCATCATATCCCGCGGCGATGAGAATATCAACGTGCTTGATCTTCACAGTGGCAAACTTCGCGTTGTCCATGCTTCCGGTATCATCTGGAGGCAGAAGCTGTCTCGGGACGGCCGCTACCTTGTGTACATATGTTTTCGCACTGGTGAAGAGGATGATGATAATGGTGCAATCTCTATCTTGATTGTAATGAGACTAGCAGATGGCAAAAACATCGGTGCTTGTTCCCTTTACAAAACACCAACTTTCCTTGCTCTTTCCCAGAGGCATTTGAACATCATTGTAGGCTTTGAGGATGGAAGCATAGGCACTTACACTGTAGTGGATCGAGTGGATGCAGCGCTGAAAATTAAAATTGCTACTTCAAATAGCCGACAGATTTTCAGCAATGCAACACAAGTGATTAGACCGAAGTGTCACCATTATAATTTCAAGGTGACAGCAGACTGCATATGGAGGGAGTCTACAGAGGTGTTTGCAAGAGACAGTCCCATCACGGTGACAGACCCCGAGGCAGGTGAGGCAACTCCAACCAAAAAACACAACTATTGCTATGACAAAGTGTGCTCTGCCATAGATTGCAGAAGCCATGGGTTCACCCCTGACAATTGA
- the NWD2 gene encoding NACHT and WD repeat domain-containing protein 2 isoform X2, protein MILDAAIEAKLETKILEEWYCRDENSVPPMYYLKPKSGMPKSNPNMMEASSNPVSDSKWQEISEEIKMMIKTAVKMLYEKGKMKHTQAKRYLSSAIEDEFDFALGKQTPAFLKKCVCYIRKIANIERFVKVPEMEKYMDVFHTGGKFLRDPEALEKLIKLRDEFVPTIVASSNLRVYTSVTHCDIKHGYTQEVENHYIEGLGKQFYEDMVDIIQATVQQNFDIETDWLYDEVLQHSSLCRTYSAFYEYRCDARNIMHKYILPRKMGHINPLVIFGGPCTGKTFLLAEVAKKAYAWLKEEMGPESDPVVVIRFLGSTEMSTDLRNLLQSICEQLAINYRCLVQSYPKKIHDLRDLFINLLNESSFHRPLVLIFDALEQLSDTDDARKLWWLPVHLPRSVRIILSTLPNKHGILQKLRCLIHNDDNYIELTPRDRKMCSQVLKQQLLQVKRKVTSGQQIYVNEAFSKCTLPMFVNLTFREVRNWRSHKDVDESSLCVTVHDSIEQMFWSLESSCGPRLLSRALGYITMSKSGLSEMELEDILALDNMVMFELNESIRQHNPLRVPYIYIAKLKEGLTGYLIERQVKNVTLLVWANRHLQLIAQKMYLHNEEDIHEMHTVMAEYFLGVWSGGRRKSLYSEDQYLNGCLDSDSRSMNDDERHIMDQTNFDRQSPDQPWVFQCNPLEPDIFFVNHRKMTELLHHLTRCGKTEDMLYGVIMNFSWLYTMIKIGQFDKALSDVELAYNYSQEKELKFLATTLRAIKYKVMKYPGTLSAELQQRLLPVASSLPKLRQLLLECDKDGPKYCSIVPLHSSMDVTYSPERLPLSSSCTQVTEILPTFNPNTVIVALENGSISTWDVETRQLLRQITTAQSVILGMKLTSDEKYLVVATTKNTLLIYDNLNSCLLSEVEIKGSKHGGVGVGSSFINGFTLSVNHALSWLEASKDVTVIDLLYGWPLYQFHCWYEVTSVQCSPDGMYAFCGQYLNTASIFHLGSGDKLATVTSEFSGGFVKFLLVLDTAQEMVMVDSEGGLSIWNTEDVTNPQLTDDFDCKRGDSEFVSFELAEDQSAILICKALNIELLDTAMWKIVEKFRAKHNERFVSAVLSKNGDCIVASIENTSAIFVWRRDTGQCMASLQEISGNIVRLIKSNHHNMLLSLSTSGVLSVWDIDIITAMSNIDKTGKPIQRLILSARGEVIYTLDGSETIHKWNFGTGFIEAVFKHESIVENCVLTSTGDLMITSDDKCSQYVWHTGSGENLFRINGQKICQLLITHNDQFVVSLCEQNASRVWRLATGHRVCNILVALQNAFITTANTFVVGMTKNKVLAVSLWTGSITKKFCCDDGIAIVDIKLIPDCPDIVVFITSAETVNIWSLTEEVICRRVQLPNTFLKTLEDFEISPNGKLGIISRGDENINVLDLHSGKLRVVHASGIIWRQKLSRDGRYLVYICFRTGEEDDDNGAISILIVMRLADGKNIGACSLYKTPTFLALSQRHLNIIVGFEDGSIGTYTVVDRVDAALKIKIATSNSRQIFSNATQVIRPKCHHYNFKVTADCIWRESTEVFARDSPITVTDPEAGEATPTKKHNYCYDKVCSAIDCRSHGFTPDN, encoded by the exons ATGATCCTGGATGCTGCTATCGAGGCAAAGCTGGAAACAAAGATTTTGGAAGAGTGGTATTGCAGAGATGAGAACTCAGTGCCACCGATGTATTACCTCAAACCAAAATCTGGAATGCCGAAGAGCAATCCCAACATG atggAAGCATCTTCGAACCCTGTCAGTGACAGCAAATGGCAGGAGATATCAGAAGAGATTAAGATGATGATTAAGACAGCTGTGAAGATGCTATATGAAAAGGGGAAAATGAAACACACTCAAGCAAAGAGATATCTTTCCTCTG CTATCGAAGATGAATTTGATTTCGCCTTAGGAAAACAAACCCCGGCTTTCCTAAAGAAGTGCGTCTGCTACATTCGGAAGATTGCAAACATAGAACGTTTTGTTAAAGTTCCAGAGATGGAGAAATACATGGACGTGTTTCATACGGGTGGAAAGTTTCTGAGGGACCCGGAAGCGCTGGAGAAACTCATCAAACTCAGGGATGAATTTGTTCCTACCATTGTTGCTTCATCTAATTTGAGAGTCTACACCTCTGTTACTCATTGCGACATCAAACATGGTTACACCCAAGAAGTGGAGAACCACTACATTGAAGGGCTTGGCAAACAGTTCTATGAAGACATGGTGGATATAATCCAGGCAACCGTGCAACAGAATTTTGACATAGAGACCGATTGGCTGTATGATGAAGTGCTTCAACATTCCTCACTATGTAGAACCTACTCTGCATTCTATGAGTACAGATGTGATGCTAGGAATATTATGCACAAATACATTCTACCTAGGAAAATGGGCCACATTAACCCTCTTGTCATATTTGGAGGACCATGCActggaaaaacatttttattagcgGAAGTGGCAAAGAAG GCTTATGCTTGGCTAAAGGAAGAAATGGGACCAGAATCTGACCCTGTGGTAGTTATAAGGTTTCTGGGATCCACAGAGATGAGTACAGATCTGAGGAATCTCCTTCAAAGTATTTGTGAGCAGTTAGCAATTAACTACCGATGCCTCGTACAGAGCTACCCAAAAAAAATCCACGACCTTCGGGACTTGTTTATAAACCTTTTGAATGAGTCTTCATTCCATAGACCTCTGGTTCTGATTTTCGATGCTCTAGAGCAGCTTTCGGATACTGATGATGCTAGAAAGTTATGGTGGCTCCCTGTTCATCTGCCCCGTTCAGTCCGAATTATTTTGTCAACACTGCCGAACAAACATGGAATACTGCAAAAACTGAGGTGCCTTATACACAACGATGATAACTATATTGAATTGACTCCTAGGGACAGGAAAATGTGTAGTCAAGTCCTCAAGCAACAGCTGCTCCAAGTCAAGAGAAAAGTAACATCGGGCCAACAAATTTATGTCAATGAAGCTTTTTCCAAATGCACACTGCCTATGTTTGTAAATCTAACCTTCCGAGAAGTCCGAAACTGGAGATCTCACAAAGATGTTGATGAGTCTTCTCTCTGTGTTACTGTTCATGATAGCATAGAGCAGATGTTCTGGTCTCTAGAGAGCAGCTGTGGGCCAAGGCTTTTGTCACGAGCCCTTGGCTACATCACCATGTCAAAATCTGGTCTGAGTGAAATGGAACTGGAAGACATTTTAGCCCTTGACAACATGGTTATGTTTGAATTAAATGAAAGCATCAGGCAACACAACCCTCTGAGGGTACCTTACATCTACATTGCAAAGCTGAAAGAAGGACTAACAGGATACCTGATAGAAAGGCAAGTAAAAAACGTTACGCTACTAGTGTGGGCAAACAGGCACCTGCAACTTATAGCCCAAAAGATGTATCTTCACAATGAAGAAGACATTCATGAAATGCATACAGTGATGGCAGAGTATTTTCTGGGTGTTTGGTCAGGAGGCAGAAGGAAATCTCTTTACAGTGAAGATCAATATCTGAATGGTTGCCTTGACAGCGACAGCAGGAGCATGAATGATGACGAGAGGCACATCATGGACCAGACAAATTTCGATAGGCAGTCACCTGATCAGCCTTGGGTATTCCAGTGCAACCCTTTGGAGCctgacatattttttgtcaaccACAGGAAAATGACAGAGCTTCTGCACCACCTCACACGATGTGGGAAAACAGAAGACATGTTGTACGGCGTCATTATGAACTTCAGCTGGCTGTACACCATGATCAAAATTGGGCAGTTTGACAAAGCCCTCTCTGACGTGGAGTTGGCCTATAACTACTCACAAGAAAAAGAGCTGAAGTTCCTTGCAACCACTCTCCGTGCTATAAAATACAAAGTGATGAAATACCCAGGCACTCTCTCAGCTGAATTGCAACAGAGGCTTCTCCCGGTTGCTAGCTCCTTGCCGAAACTGAGGCAGCTTCTTCTGGAATGTGACAAAGATGGCCCTAAATATTGCTCCATTGTTCCATTGCATTCCTCTATGGATGTGACCTACAGCCCCGAGAGGTTGCCTTTGTCCTCCAGTTGCACTCAAGTGACAGAAATCCTGCCAACTTTTAATCCAAATACGGTCATTGTGGCTCTAGAGAACGGCTCCATCAGTACCTGGGATGTAGAGACCCGCCAGCTACTGAGGCAAATTACAACAGCTCAGTCAGTCATCTTGGGCATGAAGCTTACAAGTGATGAAAAATACCTTGTGGTGGCCACAACAAAGAACACACTCTTGATTTACGACAACCTAAATTCCTGCCTTCTGTCTGAGGTAGAGATTAAGGGATCCAAACACGGCGGGGTTGGTGTAGGTTCTAGTTTTATAAATGGATTTACATTGTCAGTAAACCATGCGCTTTCTTGGCTGGAAGCTAGCAAAGATGTTACCGTGATCGATCTACTTTATGGATGGCCACTTTATCAGTTCCATTGCTGGTATGAAGTGACTAGTGTCCAGTGTTCCCCAGATGGAATGTATGCCTTCTGCGGACAGTACTTGAATACTGCGTCTATATTCCATTTAGGTAGCGGGGACAAGCTGGCCACAGTGACCTCTGAGTTTTCCGGTGGCTTTGTCAAGTTCCTTCTTGTCCTAGATACAGCTCAAGAAATGGTGATGGTGGACAGTGAAGGCGGTCTTTCGATCTGGAACACTGAGGATGTCACCAACCCCCAACTGACAGATGACTTTGACTGCAAGAGAGGGGACAGCGAATTTGTCAGTTTTGAACTGGCTGAAGATCAAAGCGCAATTTTAATATGTAAGGCCCTCAACATAGAACTTCTTGACACAGCCATGTGGAAAATAGTTGAAAAGTTTAGAGCTAAACATAATGAGCGATTTGTATCAGCTGTGCTGTCCAAAAATGGTGACTGTATTGTTGCTTCTATTGAAAATACCTCTGCCATTTTTGTTTGGAGGAGAGACACGGGGCAGTGCATGGCCAGCTTACAAGAAATCTCAGGAAACATAGTCAGATTAATTAAATCAAACCATCATAACATGCTGCTGTCCTTATCTACCAGTGGTGTCCTTTCTGTATGGGATATAGATATCATAACTGCTATGTCCAACATTGACAAAACAGGCAAGCCAATCCAAAGATTGATATTGTCTGCCCGGGGTGAAGTGATTTATACTCTTGATGGGTCTGAAACTATACATAAGTGGAATTTTGGCACGGGGTTCATTGAAGCTGTATTTAAGCATGAAAGCATTGTTGAAAACTGTGTGCTGACTTCCACTGGTGATTTGATGATTACGTCTGATGATAAATGCAGCCAGTATGTATGGCACACTGGTTCTGGTGAAAATCTGTTCCGTATCAACGGACAAAAGATATGCCAGCTCTTGATAACACACAACGATCAGTTTGTCGTCTCCCTCTGTGAGCAAAATGCATCAAGAGTTTGGAGACTGGCAACAGGCCACAGAGTTTGCAATATTCTTGTAGCCTTACAGAATGCATTTATAACTACCGCTAACACATTTGTAGTTGGAATGACAAAAAATAAAGTCTTGGCAGTGAGTTTGTGGACAGGGAGTATAACCAAGAAGTTCTGTTGCGATGATGGCATTGCCATCGTTGACATTAAACTGATCCCAGATTGCCCTGATATTGTAGTCTTCATAACATCTGCTGAAACTGTAAACATCTGGAGTCTTACCGAAGAAGTAATTTGTAGACGTGTGCAACTGCCCAACACTTTCTTGAAGACTTTGGAAGATTTTGAAATATCACCCAATGGAAAACTGGGCATCATATCCCGCGGCGATGAGAATATCAACGTGCTTGATCTTCACAGTGGCAAACTTCGCGTTGTCCATGCTTCCGGTATCATCTGGAGGCAGAAGCTGTCTCGGGACGGCCGCTACCTTGTGTACATATGTTTTCGCACTGGTGAAGAGGATGATGATAATGGTGCAATCTCTATCTTGATTGTAATGAGACTAGCAGATGGCAAAAACATCGGTGCTTGTTCCCTTTACAAAACACCAACTTTCCTTGCTCTTTCCCAGAGGCATTTGAACATCATTGTAGGCTTTGAGGATGGAAGCATAGGCACTTACACTGTAGTGGATCGAGTGGATGCAGCGCTGAAAATTAAAATTGCTACTTCAAATAGCCGACAGATTTTCAGCAATGCAACACAAGTGATTAGACCGAAGTGTCACCATTATAATTTCAAGGTGACAGCAGACTGCATATGGAGGGAGTCTACAGAGGTGTTTGCAAGAGACAGTCCCATCACGGTGACAGACCCCGAGGCAGGTGAGGCAACTCCAACCAAAAAACACAACTATTGCTATGACAAAGTGTGCTCTGCCATAGATTGCAGAAGCCATGGGTTCACCCCTGACAATTGA